The Streptomyces sp. Alt3 genome has a segment encoding these proteins:
- the cobJ gene encoding precorrin-3B C(17)-methyltransferase: MSVPEQQHTGGAGRLYGVGLGPGDPALMTVRAVQIIGEADVVAYHSARHGRSIARSIAAQYIRADHIEEALVYPVTTETTDHPGGYRGALDEFYAEAAARLAVHLDAGRTVAVLAEGDPLFYGSYQHMHKRLADRYDTEVIPGVTSVSAAAARLGTPLVEAEEVLTILPGTLPEEELTARLAATDSAVVMKLGRTFPAVRRAFEASGRLPEARYVERATMAGERTGDLADTDADTVPYFAVAVLPSRIDAPRPERSPGSGEVVVVGTGPAGPLWLTPETRGALAAADDVVGYTTYLDRVPVRPGQRRHGSDNKVESERAEFALDLARRGHRVAVVSGGDPGVFAMATAVLEVASQDTYADVAVRVLPGVTAANAAAARAGAPLGHDYATISLSDRLKPWEVVAGRLRAAATADMVMALYNPGSRSRTWQVGKARDLLLEHRSPDTPVVLGRDVGGPAESVRTVRLGDLDPAEVDMRTILIVGSSQTRWVHRRGGRQIVWTPRRYPED; this comes from the coding sequence GTGAGCGTGCCCGAGCAGCAGCACACAGGTGGCGCGGGACGGCTGTACGGCGTCGGTCTCGGCCCGGGCGACCCGGCCCTGATGACAGTGAGGGCGGTGCAGATCATCGGTGAGGCCGATGTCGTCGCGTACCACTCGGCCCGGCACGGCCGCTCCATCGCCCGCTCGATCGCGGCGCAGTACATCCGCGCCGATCACATCGAGGAGGCGCTGGTCTACCCCGTCACGACGGAGACCACGGACCACCCCGGCGGCTACCGGGGCGCGCTGGACGAGTTCTACGCCGAGGCCGCGGCCCGCCTCGCGGTCCACCTCGACGCCGGGCGCACGGTAGCCGTGCTCGCGGAGGGCGACCCGCTCTTCTACGGCTCGTACCAGCACATGCACAAGCGGCTCGCGGACCGTTACGACACCGAGGTCATCCCGGGCGTCACCTCGGTCAGTGCCGCCGCGGCCCGCCTCGGCACCCCGCTCGTCGAGGCCGAGGAGGTCCTGACGATCCTGCCGGGCACCCTGCCGGAGGAGGAGCTGACCGCACGTCTGGCGGCCACGGACTCCGCCGTGGTGATGAAGCTGGGCCGGACGTTCCCGGCCGTGCGCCGGGCGTTCGAAGCCTCCGGGCGGCTCCCCGAGGCACGCTACGTCGAGCGTGCCACCATGGCCGGCGAGCGGACCGGCGACCTCGCGGACACCGACGCGGACACCGTTCCGTACTTCGCCGTCGCCGTGCTGCCGAGCCGGATCGACGCGCCCCGCCCCGAGCGGAGCCCCGGTTCCGGTGAGGTCGTCGTGGTCGGTACCGGGCCGGCCGGGCCGCTGTGGCTGACGCCGGAGACCCGCGGGGCGCTGGCCGCCGCCGACGACGTGGTCGGCTACACGACGTACCTGGACCGGGTGCCGGTCCGTCCCGGCCAGCGGCGCCACGGGTCCGACAACAAGGTGGAGTCCGAGCGCGCGGAGTTCGCCCTCGACCTGGCACGCCGCGGACACCGTGTCGCCGTGGTGTCCGGAGGCGACCCCGGGGTCTTCGCGATGGCCACGGCGGTCCTGGAAGTGGCCTCGCAGGACACGTACGCGGACGTCGCCGTGCGAGTGCTGCCCGGGGTGACCGCGGCCAACGCCGCCGCCGCCAGGGCCGGTGCGCCGCTGGGCCACGACTACGCCACCATCTCGCTCTCGGACCGGCTCAAGCCCTGGGAGGTCGTCGCCGGAAGGCTGCGCGCGGCGGCCACGGCCGACATGGTCATGGCGCTGTACAACCCGGGCTCACGCAGCCGGACATGGCAGGTCGGCAAGGCCCGCGACCTGCTGCTGGAGCACCGCTCCCCGGACACGCCCGTGGTACTCGGCCGTGACGTCGGAGGTCCGGCGGAGAGCGTACGGACGGTGCGGCTGGGCGACCTGGACCCGGCCGAGGTGGACATGCGGACGATCCTCATCGTCGGCTCCTCGCAGACCCGATGGGTGCACCGGCGTGGCGGCCGTCAGATCGTCTGGACGCCACGCCGCTACCCGGAGGACTGA
- a CDS encoding cobalamin biosynthesis protein CobG, with protein MLAAMSASPLPSRSPGDACARSSGDACPGALRLHRADDGALARIRIPGGVLTPRQAEALGQAAERLGDGELHLTSRGNVQLRGLAPDCGAELAGLLDEAGLLPSARHERVRNIVASPLSGLDGLGSVDVGPWLTGLDRLLCGSPGATALSGRFLFALDDGRGDVDALGADLTLLGHDGDALLRVGHGDEVLRVHADDGPRAALTAAEAFLDSARGTGAWRVKDLPDADAAALPAEVVRRLRQTGTTVTADHRPRPLEVLPPAHGPVVGGHRESALSVGVPLGRLAPAQWRLLLSGAGELRLTPWRGIVVTGIGPGLSEGLSAGLAEAGLITGPGSPWAGVGACIGRPGCAKSLADVRAEAGAAVGPAGHLPVYWSGCERRCGHPHGEWIDVVATPRGHRISHVRGDLVTTAATVRDDPAALAAAVAAARGART; from the coding sequence ATGCTCGCCGCCATGTCCGCATCCCCCCTTCCGTCCCGTTCTCCGGGCGACGCGTGTGCCCGGAGCAGCGGTGACGCCTGCCCCGGCGCGCTGCGCCTGCACCGGGCGGACGACGGTGCGCTGGCGCGGATCCGCATACCCGGCGGGGTGCTGACACCCCGCCAGGCAGAGGCGCTGGGGCAGGCCGCCGAGCGCCTCGGTGACGGTGAGCTGCATCTCACCTCCCGCGGCAACGTGCAGCTGCGCGGGCTCGCACCGGACTGCGGTGCCGAGCTGGCCGGACTGCTGGACGAGGCCGGGCTGCTCCCCTCCGCACGGCATGAACGCGTGCGCAACATCGTCGCGTCCCCGCTGTCCGGGCTCGACGGCCTCGGTTCCGTCGACGTCGGACCCTGGCTGACCGGCCTCGACCGTCTCCTGTGCGGTAGCCCGGGCGCGACGGCGCTCTCAGGACGTTTCCTGTTCGCGCTCGACGACGGCCGCGGCGATGTTGACGCCCTCGGAGCGGACCTCACCCTGTTGGGACACGACGGCGATGCCCTGCTGCGCGTCGGGCACGGCGACGAGGTCCTCCGCGTGCACGCCGACGACGGCCCCCGGGCCGCGCTGACCGCCGCGGAAGCCTTCCTCGACTCCGCCCGGGGGACCGGCGCCTGGCGGGTGAAGGACCTGCCGGACGCCGACGCCGCGGCACTGCCCGCCGAGGTCGTCCGCCGGCTGCGGCAGACGGGCACCACCGTCACGGCGGACCACCGCCCCCGCCCCCTCGAAGTCCTGCCGCCTGCCCACGGCCCCGTCGTGGGCGGCCACCGCGAGTCCGCCCTGTCCGTCGGTGTACCGCTGGGACGGCTGGCCCCGGCCCAGTGGCGGCTGTTGCTGTCGGGCGCGGGGGAACTGCGCCTCACCCCGTGGCGCGGCATCGTCGTCACCGGCATCGGCCCCGGCCTGTCGGAGGGCCTGTCGGCGGGCCTCGCCGAGGCCGGCCTGATCACCGGGCCCGGCTCCCCGTGGGCCGGGGTGGGCGCCTGCATCGGCCGGCCCGGCTGCGCGAAGTCGCTGGCCGATGTGCGGGCCGAGGCGGGGGCCGCCGTCGGACCGGCCGGGCATCTCCCTGTGTACTGGTCGGGCTGCGAACGCCGCTGCGGCCATCCGCACGGGGAGTGGATCGACGTGGTCGCCACCCCCCGAGGACACCGGATCTCCCACGTCCGGGGGGACCTCGTCACCACGGCGGCGACGGTACGGGACGACCCGGCGGCGCTGGCCGCCGCCGTGGCGGCGGCCCGGGGCGCACGCACCTGA
- a CDS encoding precorrin-8X methylmutase, translated as MHQYEKDGPAIYRQSFATIRAEADLAGLPADVSQVAVRMIHACGMVDLVRDLAFSPNVVADARAALRSGAPILCDVAMVASGVTRKRLPADNEVICTLSDPAVPGLAAELGTTRSAAALELWRDRMEGAVVAVGNAPTALFRLLEMIEEGAPRPAAVIGVPVGFIGAAESKEALASHPSGLEHLVVRGRRGGSAIAAAALNAIASEEE; from the coding sequence GTGCATCAGTACGAGAAGGACGGACCGGCGATCTACCGCCAGTCCTTCGCCACCATCCGCGCGGAGGCGGATCTGGCAGGGCTGCCCGCCGACGTGAGCCAGGTCGCCGTCCGCATGATCCACGCCTGCGGCATGGTCGACCTCGTACGCGATCTCGCCTTCTCGCCGAACGTGGTGGCCGACGCCCGCGCGGCCCTGCGCTCCGGCGCGCCGATCCTGTGCGACGTGGCGATGGTCGCCAGCGGTGTCACCCGCAAGCGGCTGCCGGCGGACAACGAGGTGATCTGCACCCTGTCCGACCCGGCCGTTCCAGGACTGGCCGCGGAGCTGGGCACCACGCGCAGCGCGGCAGCCCTGGAGCTGTGGCGGGACCGGATGGAGGGCGCGGTCGTCGCCGTCGGCAACGCGCCCACCGCGCTCTTCCGGCTGCTGGAGATGATCGAGGAGGGCGCCCCGCGCCCCGCCGCCGTCATCGGTGTGCCCGTCGGCTTCATCGGGGCCGCCGAGTCCAAGGAGGCCCTGGCCTCCCACCCGTCCGGGCTGGAGCACCTCGTCGTCCGGGGCAGGCGTGGGGGCAGCGCCATCGCCGCCGCCGCCCTCAACGCGATCGCCAGCGAGGAGGAGTGA
- the cobM gene encoding precorrin-4 C(11)-methyltransferase: MTVYFIGAGPGAADLITVRGARVLAASPVCLYAGSLVPRELLAECPPDARLVDTALLDIDQITAELVRAHGEGHDVARLHSGDPSVFSAVNEQMRRLDEAGVPYEVIPGVPAFAAAAAALKRELTVPTVGQTVILTRVAQRATAMPEGEDLATLGRSGALIVLHLAARYVDRVVDELLPYYGADCPAAVVAMASRPDEIILRGTLDSIAEQVKSAGVIRTAVIMVGRTLGAEQFRDSHLYSPARDRHTC, translated from the coding sequence ATGACCGTGTACTTCATCGGCGCGGGCCCCGGCGCCGCCGACCTGATCACGGTGCGCGGCGCCCGTGTCCTCGCGGCCAGTCCGGTCTGCCTGTACGCGGGCAGCCTGGTTCCCCGGGAACTGCTCGCCGAATGCCCGCCGGACGCCAGGCTCGTGGACACGGCCCTGCTGGACATCGACCAGATCACCGCCGAGCTGGTGCGGGCCCACGGGGAGGGCCACGACGTCGCCCGGTTGCACTCCGGGGACCCCTCGGTCTTCAGCGCGGTGAACGAGCAGATGCGCCGGCTCGACGAGGCGGGCGTGCCCTACGAGGTGATTCCCGGGGTCCCCGCCTTCGCCGCGGCGGCAGCGGCGCTCAAGCGGGAACTGACGGTGCCCACGGTCGGCCAGACCGTGATCCTCACCCGTGTCGCCCAGCGGGCCACGGCGATGCCCGAGGGTGAGGACCTGGCCACGCTGGGCCGCAGTGGTGCACTGATCGTGCTGCACCTCGCCGCGCGGTACGTGGACCGGGTGGTCGACGAGCTGCTGCCGTACTACGGGGCCGACTGCCCCGCCGCCGTGGTCGCCATGGCCTCACGCCCGGACGAGATCATCCTGCGCGGCACGCTGGACTCCATCGCTGAGCAGGTGAAGTCGGCGGGAGTGATCCGGACAGCGGTGATCATGGTCGGCCGGACCCTGGGCGCGGAGCAGTTCCGCGACAGCCATCTGTACTCGCCGGCGCGGGACCGCCACACCTGCTGA
- a CDS encoding cobalt-precorrin-5B (C(1))-methyltransferase: MSSEAQGGRTAQLKHTGLRPGWTTGACATAATTAAYTALLTGEFPDPVTITLPKGQTPAFALAVEELAGGQATAGVVKDAGDDPDVTHGALVRSTVRLLPAGSGVVFRAGPGVGTVTLPGLPLAVGDPAINPVPREMMRDHVARVAAEHGGTGDVEITVSVDDGEEIARFTWNIRLGILGGISILGTTGIVVPYSCSAWIDSIRRGVDVALAAGHRHVAGCTGSTSEKTVVAEYGLPEIALLDMGDFAGAVLKYVRRHPVERLTICGGFAKLSKLAAGHLDLHSGRSQVDKPFLARLARQGGASEALAAEIEVANTGLAALQSCMAAGVPLGDLVAVAARDQALSVLRGAPVAVDVICIDRAGAVVGRSEAR, encoded by the coding sequence ATGAGCAGTGAGGCGCAGGGCGGGCGCACCGCCCAACTCAAGCACACCGGTCTGCGGCCGGGATGGACGACCGGGGCCTGTGCGACGGCGGCGACCACGGCCGCGTACACCGCGCTGCTGACCGGCGAGTTCCCGGACCCGGTGACCATCACCCTGCCCAAGGGCCAGACCCCCGCCTTCGCCCTCGCGGTGGAGGAGCTCGCCGGCGGGCAGGCCACGGCAGGCGTGGTCAAGGACGCCGGCGACGATCCGGACGTCACCCACGGCGCCCTGGTGCGGTCCACCGTACGGCTGCTGCCCGCCGGCTCCGGGGTGGTGTTCCGGGCGGGTCCCGGCGTCGGAACGGTGACGCTTCCCGGGCTGCCGCTCGCGGTCGGAGATCCCGCGATCAACCCCGTCCCCCGCGAGATGATGCGGGACCACGTCGCGCGGGTGGCGGCTGAACACGGCGGCACCGGCGACGTCGAGATCACGGTCTCGGTGGACGACGGTGAGGAGATCGCACGTTTCACGTGGAACATTCGCCTGGGCATCCTGGGCGGAATCTCGATCCTGGGCACGACGGGCATCGTGGTGCCCTACTCCTGCTCGGCCTGGATCGACTCGATCCGCCGCGGGGTGGACGTGGCACTCGCGGCCGGACACCGCCATGTCGCGGGGTGCACGGGCTCGACCTCGGAGAAGACGGTGGTGGCCGAGTACGGGCTGCCGGAGATCGCCCTGCTGGACATGGGCGACTTCGCGGGCGCGGTGCTGAAGTACGTGCGGCGGCACCCGGTCGAGCGGCTGACCATCTGCGGCGGGTTCGCCAAGCTGTCCAAGCTGGCCGCCGGACATCTGGACCTGCACTCGGGCCGTTCCCAGGTCGACAAGCCGTTCCTGGCACGGCTGGCACGTCAGGGGGGCGCGAGCGAGGCGTTGGCGGCCGAGATCGAGGTCGCCAACACCGGCCTCGCCGCCCTGCAGTCGTGCATGGCGGCGGGCGTCCCGCTGGGCGACCTGGTGGCGGTGGCGGCACGGGACCAGGCGCTGTCGGTGCTGCGGGGAGCTCCGGTCGCGGTGGACGTCATCTGCATCGACCGGGCGGGCGCCGTCGTGGGGCGCAGCGAGGCGCGCTGA
- a CDS encoding class I SAM-dependent methyltransferase, which translates to MSDRTDRTDRTDRALSFGPVAEAYERFRPGYSPELVDRVLEYADQPVRTALEIGAGTGKATRLFAGRGIEVTATEPDGAMLAELRGHVPAGVRTVRSAFEDLRPGQRYGLVYAAAALHWTAPEGRWSRVAALLEPGGVFASFGGPAQLSDAAVKEAVSEARAPFMESDEVPSPDGTPPENAMQWPGTELLRSEWFTGVEQSVVEHRVTMSARDYVGLLSTISAYLVLPATEREQVFGQIMKVLPEAVEVTADVTVHLARRVHEQPRPGR; encoded by the coding sequence ATGTCCGACCGCACCGACCGCACCGACCGCACCGACCGCGCACTGAGCTTCGGCCCGGTCGCGGAGGCGTACGAACGCTTCCGGCCGGGCTACTCCCCAGAGCTCGTCGACAGAGTGCTGGAGTACGCGGATCAGCCGGTCCGTACCGCCCTTGAGATCGGCGCCGGGACGGGCAAGGCGACCCGACTGTTCGCCGGGCGCGGGATCGAGGTCACCGCGACCGAGCCCGACGGTGCCATGCTCGCCGAGCTGCGCGGACACGTCCCGGCAGGTGTCAGGACCGTGCGGTCCGCGTTCGAGGACCTGCGGCCGGGACAGCGGTACGGCCTGGTCTACGCGGCGGCCGCGCTCCACTGGACCGCCCCGGAGGGCCGGTGGTCACGTGTGGCCGCGCTGCTGGAGCCGGGTGGCGTGTTCGCCTCGTTCGGCGGGCCGGCCCAGCTGTCCGACGCGGCGGTGAAGGAGGCCGTGAGCGAGGCTCGCGCCCCCTTCATGGAGAGCGACGAGGTGCCGTCCCCGGACGGGACGCCTCCGGAGAACGCCATGCAGTGGCCGGGAACGGAGCTCCTGCGGTCCGAGTGGTTCACCGGTGTCGAGCAGTCCGTGGTCGAACACCGCGTGACCATGAGTGCGCGTGACTACGTCGGTCTGCTCTCGACGATTTCGGCCTATCTGGTGCTGCCGGCCACGGAACGGGAGCAGGTTTTCGGGCAGATCATGAAGGTTCTGCCCGAGGCGGTCGAGGTCACGGCCGACGTCACCGTCCATCTCGCCCGCCGGGTACACGAGCAGCCTCGTCCCGGCCGGTGA
- a CDS encoding cobalt-precorrin-6A reductase: protein MPLHVLVLGGTTEARRLAESLVPLDGFRVTSSLAGRVAQPKLPPGEVRVGGFGGAEGMAEWLRAHHVDAVIDATHPFAGKISFNAASAAAAVHVPLLALRRPGWVPVEGDRWHVTDSLTGAAELLPGLGSRVFLTTGRMGLAAFAALDALWFLMRSVDAPELPYPARMEVLLDRGPFSLEGERELIRRHRVDVLVTKDSGGDATAPKLTAAREAGIPVVVVGRPPVPPGVPVAGTPEEALALLRALTSG, encoded by the coding sequence ATGCCCTTGCACGTACTCGTCCTCGGCGGCACGACGGAGGCCCGTCGGCTGGCGGAGTCCCTGGTGCCCCTGGACGGGTTCCGGGTGACCAGCTCACTCGCCGGCCGCGTCGCACAGCCGAAGCTGCCGCCCGGCGAGGTGCGCGTCGGCGGCTTCGGCGGAGCCGAGGGCATGGCCGAGTGGCTCCGCGCACACCATGTGGATGCGGTCATCGACGCCACCCATCCCTTCGCCGGCAAGATCAGTTTCAACGCGGCCTCGGCCGCTGCCGCTGTCCATGTTCCCCTGCTGGCCCTTCGACGGCCCGGCTGGGTGCCCGTGGAGGGCGACCGGTGGCACGTCACCGACTCGCTCACGGGTGCGGCGGAGCTGCTGCCCGGGCTCGGGTCGCGCGTCTTCCTCACCACCGGGCGCATGGGTCTGGCGGCGTTCGCCGCCCTGGACGCGCTGTGGTTCCTGATGCGTTCGGTGGACGCGCCCGAGCTCCCGTACCCCGCGCGGATGGAGGTTCTGCTCGACCGGGGCCCGTTCTCGCTGGAGGGCGAGCGGGAGCTGATCCGGCGGCACCGTGTCGACGTCCTCGTCACGAAGGACAGTGGCGGTGACGCGACCGCACCCAAGCTGACAGCCGCCCGCGAGGCGGGGATTCCCGTGGTCGTGGTCGGACGGCCACCGGTCCCGCCGGGCGTTCCGGTGGCCGGTACGCCGGAAGAAGCCCTCGCCCTGCTGAGGGCTCTTACGAGCGGCTGA
- the cbiE gene encoding precorrin-6y C5,15-methyltransferase (decarboxylating) subunit CbiE, protein MSPASPLPAVPVPASAVSVVGIGADGWAGLPETARAALLDAEVLIGAERQLALLPPECGGARVPWPSPLRPAVRGLIAAHAGSRTAVLASGDPMFYGIGRALTEELGADALRVLPHPSSVSYACARLGWPVEDTETVTLVGRPTARLAGALHDGRRLLVLSADATTPAAVAALLRDRGFGPSRMRVLEQLGSAAEDCLDGTADTWEHPPGDPLNVIAVDCRSTPGALRLGAVPGLPDEAYEHDGQLTKRHVRAATLGVLAPAPGELLWDVGGGSGSIAAEWMRTHPSCRAVTVERDPERARRILRNADRLGVPGLRVVTGRAPDALAGLPVPDAVFIGGGLTAPGLLDACWEALPPGGRLVANTVTLESEALLTEWYKRLGGDLVRLAVAHAVPVGGFTGWRQAMPVTQWSVQKTSHAPGDDR, encoded by the coding sequence GTGTCCCCCGCTTCACCCCTGCCCGCCGTCCCGGTGCCCGCGTCCGCCGTGAGCGTCGTGGGGATCGGTGCCGACGGCTGGGCGGGCCTGCCGGAGACCGCACGCGCGGCGCTCCTGGACGCCGAGGTCCTGATCGGCGCCGAGCGCCAGCTCGCTCTCCTCCCGCCGGAGTGCGGGGGTGCGCGCGTGCCCTGGCCCTCGCCCCTGCGGCCCGCCGTGCGCGGGCTGATCGCGGCGCACGCGGGCAGCAGGACCGCCGTGCTGGCCAGCGGCGACCCCATGTTCTACGGCATCGGCCGGGCGCTCACCGAGGAGCTGGGCGCCGACGCGCTCCGCGTGCTGCCGCACCCGTCCTCGGTGTCGTACGCCTGCGCCCGGCTCGGCTGGCCGGTGGAGGACACGGAAACCGTCACCCTCGTCGGCCGTCCCACGGCCCGGCTGGCTGGAGCGCTGCACGACGGACGCCGACTGCTGGTGCTCTCCGCGGACGCCACCACGCCCGCCGCGGTCGCCGCACTGCTCCGGGACCGCGGCTTCGGCCCCAGCCGGATGCGGGTGCTCGAACAGCTCGGCTCGGCGGCCGAGGACTGCCTGGACGGCACCGCCGACACCTGGGAGCATCCGCCCGGGGACCCGCTCAACGTCATCGCGGTGGACTGCCGGAGCACCCCCGGCGCGCTGCGGCTCGGAGCGGTGCCCGGTCTGCCCGACGAGGCGTACGAGCACGACGGCCAGCTCACCAAGCGCCATGTCCGCGCAGCCACGCTGGGTGTGCTCGCACCCGCCCCCGGAGAGCTCCTGTGGGACGTCGGCGGCGGTTCCGGTTCGATCGCGGCGGAGTGGATGCGGACCCATCCCTCCTGCCGGGCCGTCACCGTGGAACGCGATCCGGAACGGGCGCGGCGCATCCTCCGCAACGCGGACCGGCTCGGTGTCCCCGGGCTGCGCGTGGTCACCGGCCGTGCACCGGACGCCCTGGCCGGACTGCCGGTGCCGGACGCCGTGTTCATCGGAGGAGGGCTGACCGCGCCAGGGCTGCTCGACGCCTGCTGGGAGGCGCTTCCCCCGGGCGGACGCCTCGTCGCCAACACGGTCACGCTGGAGTCGGAGGCGCTGCTCACCGAGTGGTACAAGCGGCTCGGCGGTGATCTGGTCCGCCTCGCGGTGGCCCACGCCGTACCCGTCGGCGGGTTCACCGGCTGGCGTCAGGCCATGCCCGTCACCCAGTGGTCCGTACAGAAAACCTCGCACGCTCCAGGAGACGACAGATGA
- a CDS encoding alpha-1,2-mannosidase: MQATFADFSATPVGVSNAGIRYRHCHEGSSHLAMGADASTELDFEIDGQERIAEVTLKVTALVSKLGGSPGYAPVDVLVNGKALVEGFTVPGGGDLPQDNVLAVPGELLRPGTNTLEIRTGADARSMLRLYRVTLDSVYERGRSERAMAADAARDTVFTYTTERRLPFTSSWRPGPRLLFHVDRGEQSLPAQLGWRGQDGAESAISFQSNMSDFHGHHRAADGTLAEFRGRVTGRGPFPEGTEGLRVHRFRTEEGWGGAWHSSGELRLLVEDGSGPVERVTWRDQRGNSGTAALRIADRLPGAAPDVTGEATVVEVSDEFEEAGEVAENLLRDSREKWLAGECEATVEFAFGRPTALTGYTLISANDFPDRDPRDWTLSGSQDGVHWTELDSRTGQGFDRRFESRTFGIGAAPAPFSCYRLDITGNGGAGETQLSGVRFAGFASDHFSGYYQRHDEGPIGYRGTAVVVQDDLAAGERTARLAVELERAARSLAEAARSIGKLAEQVRER; encoded by the coding sequence ATGCAAGCGACGTTCGCAGACTTCTCCGCCACACCGGTCGGTGTGTCCAACGCGGGGATCAGGTATCGCCACTGCCACGAGGGGTCGTCGCATCTGGCGATGGGCGCTGACGCGAGCACCGAGCTGGACTTCGAGATCGACGGTCAGGAGCGGATCGCCGAGGTGACGCTGAAGGTCACCGCGCTGGTCTCCAAGCTGGGCGGTTCTCCCGGGTACGCCCCGGTCGACGTGCTGGTGAACGGGAAGGCACTCGTCGAGGGGTTCACCGTGCCCGGCGGCGGTGACCTGCCGCAGGACAACGTGCTCGCGGTCCCGGGCGAGCTGCTGCGGCCGGGCACCAACACGCTGGAGATACGCACCGGTGCCGACGCGCGCAGCATGCTCCGGCTCTACCGCGTCACCCTCGACTCCGTGTACGAGCGTGGCCGCTCCGAGCGTGCGATGGCCGCTGACGCGGCCCGTGACACGGTCTTCACCTACACGACGGAGCGCCGCCTGCCGTTCACCTCGTCCTGGCGGCCCGGCCCCCGGCTGCTGTTCCACGTCGACCGCGGCGAGCAGTCGCTGCCCGCCCAGCTGGGATGGCGCGGGCAGGACGGCGCGGAGTCGGCGATCAGCTTCCAGTCGAACATGTCCGACTTCCACGGCCATCACCGCGCCGCCGACGGCACACTCGCCGAGTTCCGCGGCCGTGTCACAGGGCGTGGGCCGTTCCCGGAGGGGACCGAGGGCCTTCGGGTGCACCGTTTCCGCACCGAGGAGGGCTGGGGCGGTGCCTGGCACTCCTCCGGAGAGCTGAGGCTTCTGGTGGAGGACGGCTCCGGACCCGTGGAGCGGGTGACCTGGCGTGACCAGCGGGGCAACTCCGGTACGGCCGCGCTGCGCATCGCCGACAGGCTTCCGGGAGCGGCACCGGACGTCACCGGGGAGGCGACCGTCGTGGAGGTCAGCGACGAGTTCGAGGAGGCCGGGGAGGTCGCCGAGAATCTGTTGCGGGACTCCCGGGAGAAGTGGCTGGCGGGTGAGTGCGAGGCGACCGTGGAATTCGCCTTCGGCCGGCCCACCGCCCTCACCGGCTACACGCTGATATCCGCCAACGACTTCCCCGACCGCGATCCCCGGGACTGGACCCTGTCCGGCTCGCAGGACGGGGTCCACTGGACGGAGCTGGACTCCCGGACCGGGCAGGGCTTCGACAGGCGTTTCGAGAGCAGGACTTTCGGGATCGGCGCGGCCCCGGCGCCCTTCTCCTGCTACCGCCTCGACATCACGGGCAACGGGGGCGCGGGCGAGACACAGCTCTCCGGTGTGCGGTTCGCGGGGTTCGCCTCGGACCACTTCAGCGGCTACTACCAGCGGCACGACGAGGGCCCCATCGGATACCGGGGCACGGCCGTCGTCGTCCAGGACGACCTCGCGGCGGGCGAGCGGACGGCGCGTCTTGCCGTGGAGCTGGAGCGGGCGGCCCGCAGCCTGGCCGAGGCGGCCCGCTCCATCGGCAAGCTGGCCGAACAGGTCAGGGAACGCTGA
- a CDS encoding YciI family protein: protein MKYLVMVQGSQADYAAMSGEPSDGSPVWSKEDMQEMFAFMESINNDLAESGEMVDANGLVEPARTRAVLPGTDGRPVITDGPYGETKEQLAGYWVLDCESLERVTEIAARVARCPQPEGAPVYPVLIRPIDDGGCEPTGAPE, encoded by the coding sequence ATGAAGTACCTCGTGATGGTCCAGGGTTCGCAGGCCGACTACGCGGCCATGAGCGGTGAGCCGTCCGACGGGAGCCCGGTCTGGAGCAAGGAGGACATGCAGGAGATGTTCGCCTTCATGGAGAGCATCAACAACGACCTGGCCGAGTCCGGCGAGATGGTCGACGCGAACGGCCTGGTCGAACCGGCCAGGACCCGTGCGGTGCTGCCCGGCACCGACGGCCGCCCCGTGATCACGGACGGTCCCTACGGCGAGACGAAGGAGCAACTCGCCGGGTACTGGGTGCTCGACTGCGAGAGTCTGGAGAGGGTCACCGAGATCGCCGCGCGCGTCGCCCGGTGTCCGCAGCCCGAGGGCGCGCCCGTCTACCCGGTGCTGATCCGGCCGATCGACGACGGCGGCTGCGAGCCCACGGGCGCCCCCGAGTAG